Proteins found in one Agaribacterium sp. ZY112 genomic segment:
- a CDS encoding glycosyltransferase, with protein sequence MMTNSQKALPVIKSLWIGDRLGRIEKLAYKSFVANGHTMELFVYDDVKNVPKGVVLRDANLILPREDIFEYKDKKSVVGFSDWFRYKMIYNEGGVWVDADMICLRPFSFANEVVFGRQEDGVVNNAVVGAPPGHSLFGFMAKQAASPNDFLPFDSFRVKRRKLKRRFLQGNKRGNVKWGEAGPLGLSQAVEHFNLGILALPVRAFYPIHPAHWEQVFDSTFFDVERFFPDSYGIHLWNEMMRRKPGFNKEGDFPKDSLIELLAEKYDL encoded by the coding sequence ATGATGACTAACTCCCAGAAAGCTTTACCCGTAATTAAGAGTCTTTGGATTGGTGACAGGCTTGGACGTATTGAAAAACTGGCATATAAATCATTTGTAGCAAATGGCCATACTATGGAGCTATTTGTTTACGATGATGTGAAAAATGTCCCAAAAGGGGTTGTACTTCGTGATGCGAACTTAATTCTGCCCCGGGAAGATATTTTTGAATATAAAGATAAAAAGAGCGTAGTGGGTTTCTCAGACTGGTTTCGTTATAAAATGATTTATAATGAAGGTGGAGTTTGGGTTGATGCCGACATGATTTGCTTGCGTCCTTTTAGTTTTGCTAATGAAGTTGTATTCGGTAGGCAAGAGGATGGGGTTGTTAATAATGCTGTTGTTGGAGCGCCACCAGGACATTCGTTATTTGGCTTTATGGCTAAGCAGGCTGCAAGCCCTAATGATTTTTTACCTTTCGATTCTTTTAGAGTAAAGAGACGTAAACTCAAGAGGCGATTCCTTCAAGGTAACAAACGAGGGAATGTGAAATGGGGAGAGGCCGGCCCTTTAGGCTTAAGCCAGGCTGTCGAGCATTTCAATCTAGGGATTTTGGCTCTACCTGTCAGGGCCTTTTACCCTATTCATCCTGCCCACTGGGAGCAGGTTTTTGATTCAACTTTTTTTGATGTTGAGCGCTTTTTCCCCGACTCTTACGGCATTCATTTATGGAATGAAATGATGAGAAGAAAGCCGGGCTTTAATAAAGAAGGTGATTTTCCAAAAGACTCTCTAATTGAGCTTCTTGCAGAAAAATATGACCTTTAA
- a CDS encoding carbon storage regulator produces the protein MVGDDVVITLLETRGNQVKVGIGAPRDVAIHRKEIYDRIQAERAANDGSAYR, from the coding sequence ATGGTTGGCGATGATGTGGTAATCACACTTTTAGAGACTCGCGGCAACCAGGTTAAGGTAGGCATAGGTGCGCCTCGTGATGTTGCAATACACCGTAAAGAAATTTACGACCGCATACAAGCAGAGCGTGCTGCGAACGATGGCTCCGCATATCGGTAA
- the pflA gene encoding pyruvate formate-lyase-activating protein has translation MVKSFQDIDIIDIDQDHMLGRVHSFENCTAIDGPGLRVVVFLQGCQFRCKYCHNRDSWDLHSGDLYTVAEIVEKVLPFASFLRASNGGVTVSGGEALLQAEFLTLLFKQFKKLGIHTCLDTNGYVRDQLWGEKLDALMAVTDHVLLDIKQVDDQKHIDLVEVSNANTLRFAKHLCKINKPTWIRHVLIPGYTDDGESIHKLGEFLKPLNNVQRVEILPYHRMGKTKWEEMNLDYPLGDLEPPTTESLTWVLAILKEYGLNVSA, from the coding sequence ATGGTTAAAAGCTTCCAAGATATTGATATTATCGACATAGATCAGGACCACATGCTTGGTCGTGTCCACAGCTTCGAGAACTGCACAGCTATAGATGGCCCAGGCCTACGAGTGGTTGTATTCCTGCAAGGGTGTCAGTTTCGCTGTAAATACTGCCACAACAGAGATAGCTGGGATCTGCACTCAGGGGATCTTTATACCGTGGCAGAGATTGTCGAGAAAGTACTGCCCTTTGCAAGCTTCTTAAGAGCGTCCAACGGAGGCGTAACCGTCTCAGGTGGTGAGGCACTATTACAAGCCGAGTTCCTAACCTTATTATTTAAACAATTCAAAAAACTAGGCATTCATACATGCTTAGATACAAACGGCTATGTTCGCGACCAGCTTTGGGGTGAAAAACTTGACGCACTAATGGCTGTAACCGATCACGTCCTTTTAGATATTAAACAAGTCGATGACCAAAAGCATATCGACTTAGTTGAAGTAAGCAATGCAAATACCCTTCGCTTTGCCAAACATCTGTGCAAAATAAATAAACCCACCTGGATACGCCACGTATTAATACCAGGCTATACCGATGATGGCGAAAGCATCCATAAACTTGGCGAGTTTCTTAAGCCACTAAATAATGTACAGAGGGTAGAAATTTTACCTTATCATCGAATGGGTAAAACAAAATGGGAAGAAATGAATCTCGATTACCCACTTGGTGACTTAGAGCCCCCAACTACCGAATCCCTTACTTGGGTGCTGGCCATATTAAAAGAATATGGCCTTAACGTTAGCGCTTAA
- the pflB gene encoding formate C-acetyltransferase — MNQKADINLDKAEVSQADVPQQWQGFSAGPWQSSVDVRDFIQRNYTVYEGTAEFLAGPTETTKQLWAETLELLKKEQEAGGPLDIDTVNPAGVTAFEPGYINKDLESIVGLQTNAPLKRAIVPYGGIRMVQGSCDTYNKPLDPKVTEIFTKYRKTHNNGVFDAYTPEILRCRKAGIVTGLPDAYGRGRIIGDYRRVALYGIDFLTKAKLAEKSETDSWELTENTIRLREELSEQVRALAEIKEMAASYGFDISGPAANAKEAIQWTYFGYLAAVKSQNGAAMSFGRVSTFLDVFIQRDLEAGALSEDEAQQMIDDLVIKLRLVRFLRTPEYDELFSGDPTWVTESIGGVGLDGRPLVTKSSFRVLQTLYNLGPAPEPNLTVLWSEQMPLGFKEFCAKVSIDTSSIQYESDDLMRDKFGDDYGIACCVSAMPIGKQMQFFGARANLAKTMLYAINGGVDEKSGAQVAPKMDVLTGELDYDTVYQRFDEYMAWLAKVYVSALNAIHYMHDKYAYETPLMALHDRDIKRTLACGIAGLSIVADSLSAIKYAKVKPVIGENGLAQDYEIEGDFPKFGNNDDRVDSIAQEIVKRFMEHVQSHKTYRDAEATQSVLTITSNVVYGKKTGNTPDGRRAGEPFAPGANPMHGRDTEGALAALLSVAKIPFEFAQDGISYTMSMVPNALGSDDQSKVTNLVGLLDGYAGARGHHVNVNVFAREMLVDAMENPEKYPQLTIRVSGYAVNFNKLTKEQQADVISRTFHGCVSGCDV, encoded by the coding sequence ATGAACCAGAAAGCCGATATTAACTTGGATAAAGCCGAAGTCAGCCAAGCTGACGTACCTCAACAATGGCAGGGATTCAGCGCAGGCCCTTGGCAGAGCAGCGTTGACGTTCGAGACTTTATCCAGCGCAACTATACTGTTTACGAAGGTACTGCTGAGTTTCTTGCAGGTCCTACCGAAACAACTAAACAGTTGTGGGCTGAAACTCTAGAGCTTCTTAAAAAAGAACAAGAAGCGGGTGGCCCTCTCGATATCGATACCGTTAACCCTGCAGGTGTTACCGCCTTTGAGCCGGGTTACATCAACAAAGACCTTGAAAGCATCGTCGGTTTACAAACCAATGCTCCTTTAAAGCGTGCTATCGTACCTTACGGCGGCATCCGTATGGTTCAAGGTTCTTGTGACACATATAACAAGCCATTAGACCCGAAAGTTACTGAGATTTTCACCAAGTATCGCAAGACTCATAACAACGGTGTTTTTGATGCTTACACCCCTGAGATTCTTCGCTGCCGTAAAGCCGGTATTGTTACTGGACTTCCAGATGCATACGGCCGTGGTCGTATTATTGGTGACTACCGTCGTGTAGCTCTATACGGCATCGACTTCCTAACAAAAGCCAAACTTGCTGAAAAGTCAGAAACAGACAGCTGGGAACTAACTGAAAATACCATCCGCTTACGTGAAGAACTAAGTGAGCAAGTTCGTGCACTTGCTGAAATCAAAGAGATGGCTGCCAGCTACGGATTTGATATTAGCGGCCCTGCTGCCAATGCAAAAGAAGCCATTCAGTGGACCTACTTTGGCTACCTTGCAGCGGTTAAGAGCCAAAACGGCGCAGCAATGAGCTTTGGTCGTGTTTCCACCTTCTTAGATGTGTTTATCCAACGCGACCTAGAAGCTGGCGCCTTAAGTGAAGACGAAGCACAACAAATGATCGACGATTTGGTTATCAAGCTTCGTTTAGTTCGCTTCTTGCGCACCCCTGAATACGATGAACTTTTCTCTGGTGACCCAACCTGGGTAACAGAGTCTATTGGTGGTGTTGGTCTTGATGGTCGCCCACTGGTAACTAAGAGCTCTTTCCGTGTTCTACAAACTCTTTACAACTTAGGGCCTGCTCCAGAGCCAAACCTAACTGTATTGTGGTCAGAGCAAATGCCACTTGGCTTTAAAGAATTCTGCGCCAAAGTGAGTATCGACACCTCATCAATTCAATACGAAAGTGATGACTTGATGCGTGATAAGTTTGGCGATGACTACGGCATTGCTTGTTGTGTGAGTGCGATGCCTATCGGTAAACAAATGCAGTTCTTTGGTGCACGTGCAAACCTAGCTAAAACCATGCTTTACGCTATCAACGGCGGTGTAGATGAAAAGAGCGGCGCACAAGTAGCTCCAAAAATGGACGTACTCACTGGCGAACTCGATTATGACACCGTATATCAGCGCTTTGATGAGTATATGGCTTGGTTAGCTAAAGTTTATGTAAGTGCCTTGAACGCTATCCACTATATGCACGACAAATACGCATATGAAACACCATTAATGGCTCTGCACGATCGTGACATCAAACGCACCTTAGCGTGTGGTATTGCAGGCTTGAGCATCGTTGCCGATTCATTAAGTGCTATTAAATACGCCAAGGTGAAACCGGTAATTGGCGAAAATGGTCTAGCTCAAGATTACGAAATTGAAGGAGACTTCCCTAAATTTGGTAACAATGACGACCGCGTAGATAGCATTGCGCAAGAAATTGTTAAACGCTTTATGGAGCATGTTCAAAGCCATAAAACATATCGTGATGCTGAAGCAACTCAGAGTGTACTCACCATTACTTCAAACGTAGTTTACGGTAAGAAGACTGGTAACACGCCTGACGGCCGACGTGCTGGCGAGCCGTTTGCTCCTGGCGCAAACCCAATGCATGGGCGTGACACCGAAGGCGCACTAGCTGCACTACTATCCGTTGCCAAGATTCCATTTGAGTTTGCTCAAGATGGTATTAGTTACACCATGAGTATGGTACCTAATGCTCTTGGTAGTGACGATCAATCTAAAGTAACCAATCTTGTTGGCTTATTAGATGGTTATGCTGGCGCTCGAGGTCACCACGTAAACGTAAACGTCTTTGCTCGTGAAATGCTAGTAGATGCGATGGAAAACCCTGAGAAATACCCTCAGCTAACTATTCGTGTATCTGGCTACGCAGTGAACTTCAACAAACTCACTAAAGAGCAGCAAGCAGATGTTATCAGTCGTACTTTCCACGGCTGTGTATCTGGCTGTGACGTCTAA
- the dnaE gene encoding DNA polymerase III subunit alpha — protein MDCPFVHLRVRTEFSLVDSIVRVKKLISALDQQNQPACAVSDLHNFFGLVKFYKAAQGAGIKPICAADFHLMPEEYDTRVNVLSLYAMDEQGYRNITELISLSYTEGQKLGLPHIRKTWLEEKNEGVIALSGAKFGDIGQAILVGDSAHAQELAREYARIFENRFYIELQRTAREGDERYLHEALALADELGLPVVATNDVRFLEESQFEVHEARVCIGEGRALDDPRRERRYSNQQYLKSPEQMCELFADIPDALANSVEIAKRCSLDIRLGDYFLPEFPIPEGLTEDEFFAKISYEGLEDRLVRILDKSDPDYAAKKKVYTDRLQFELDIICQMGFPGYFLIVMDFIQWAKDHDIPVGPGRGSGAGSLVAYVLMITDLDPLEYDLLFERFLNPERVSMPDFDIDFCMEKRDRVIGYVADNYGREAVSQIITFGTMAAKAVVRDVARAQGKSYGLADKLSKAIPPDPGMTLDKAFEQEEPLRDLLKHDGDAGEIWEMALQLEGVARNVGKHAGGVVIAPTKLTDFAPLYCDESGSGLVTQFDKNDVEDAGLVKFDFLGLRTLTIIDWALAMINAQRAKRGEEAVDISAIALDDPATFTLLNKAETTAVFQLESRGMKDLISRLQPDNLEDMIALVALFRPGPLQSGMVDDFINRKHGRAEVAYPDSKYQHEKLKPILEPTYGVIVYQEQVMQIAQELAGYTLGGADMLRRAMGKKKPEEMAKQRSTFAEGAASQGIDPDLATKIFDLVEKFAGYGFNKSHSAAYALVSYQTAWLKAHYPAHFMAATMSSDMDKTDKVVIFIEECRNMKLNLLPPDVNRGEFQFTVDDNNNVIYGLGAIKGLGEGPIESILEARNEGGPFKDLFDFCDRVDLRKVNKRALEALVRSGAVDNLGSGAELDYDRSMMSSAIPEAVKAAEQSAANANAGMMDLFGEVVPGADEHSDPYAEFTRVRPWSIKERLNGERDTLGLYLTGHPIDEYEDELKYFASSRLVELKADKAKQTVCGLVVAFRVMKTKRGDTMAFVTLDDRTARLEVAIFSDTYNENREKLQKDALLVIEGQVSRDDYNGGLKMRADAVRDFAEARQNRLQAIEVQLYAEQLGPSYAKELGSAIQEYAGECPIRIRYHRDDTSIELDLGEAWRVNTSDECIHNLRSIYGAKSVSLLYR, from the coding sequence ATGGATTGTCCTTTTGTACACTTGCGTGTTCGCACTGAATTTTCTCTAGTCGACAGTATAGTTCGAGTTAAGAAACTCATTTCTGCGTTAGATCAGCAAAATCAGCCCGCATGTGCGGTGTCTGATCTTCATAACTTCTTTGGTTTAGTAAAGTTTTATAAAGCGGCACAAGGAGCTGGTATTAAGCCTATTTGTGCGGCTGACTTTCATCTTATGCCTGAAGAATATGATACTCGTGTGAATGTACTATCGCTTTATGCGATGGATGAGCAAGGTTATCGCAACATCACTGAGCTCATTTCTCTGTCTTATACAGAAGGGCAGAAGTTGGGTCTGCCCCATATTCGTAAAACTTGGCTTGAAGAAAAAAACGAAGGGGTGATTGCTCTTTCTGGTGCGAAGTTTGGTGATATTGGTCAAGCTATTTTGGTCGGTGATAGCGCTCACGCTCAAGAGTTAGCTCGTGAGTATGCGCGCATTTTCGAAAACCGTTTCTATATTGAATTACAGCGCACTGCCCGAGAAGGCGATGAGCGTTATTTACATGAAGCTTTAGCCTTGGCCGATGAGCTGGGCTTGCCTGTTGTGGCGACCAATGATGTGCGCTTTTTAGAGGAAAGTCAGTTCGAGGTGCACGAAGCTCGAGTATGTATTGGTGAGGGGCGTGCGCTCGACGATCCTCGCCGTGAGCGCCGTTATAGCAATCAACAATATCTTAAGTCGCCAGAGCAGATGTGTGAGCTGTTTGCCGATATCCCTGATGCCCTAGCGAATAGTGTGGAAATCGCTAAAAGATGCAGCTTGGACATACGTTTGGGGGATTATTTTCTACCCGAATTCCCTATTCCCGAAGGGTTAACTGAAGATGAGTTTTTTGCCAAAATCAGTTACGAAGGGCTTGAAGATCGTTTAGTTCGTATTCTTGATAAAAGTGACCCTGACTATGCGGCTAAGAAAAAGGTTTATACCGATCGGCTGCAATTCGAGCTCGATATTATTTGTCAGATGGGGTTCCCAGGTTACTTCCTGATTGTAATGGACTTTATTCAGTGGGCAAAAGATCACGACATACCTGTTGGGCCTGGTCGAGGTTCCGGTGCTGGATCTTTGGTTGCTTATGTCTTGATGATTACCGATCTAGACCCGCTTGAATACGACTTGCTCTTTGAGCGCTTTCTAAACCCAGAGCGTGTATCGATGCCCGATTTCGATATTGATTTCTGCATGGAGAAACGCGATCGTGTCATTGGTTATGTGGCTGATAATTATGGCCGCGAAGCGGTAAGCCAGATTATTACGTTTGGTACGATGGCTGCTAAAGCTGTGGTGCGAGATGTTGCTCGAGCTCAAGGTAAAAGTTACGGCCTAGCCGATAAGCTTTCTAAGGCTATTCCCCCTGATCCCGGCATGACACTGGATAAAGCCTTTGAGCAAGAAGAGCCGCTGCGAGATTTATTAAAGCATGATGGCGATGCCGGTGAAATTTGGGAGATGGCCTTACAGCTTGAGGGTGTTGCTCGAAACGTAGGTAAGCATGCTGGGGGCGTGGTGATTGCTCCTACAAAACTGACGGACTTTGCACCTTTATACTGCGATGAAAGCGGCAGTGGTTTAGTCACCCAATTTGATAAAAACGATGTCGAAGATGCAGGCTTGGTGAAGTTTGACTTCCTTGGTCTAAGAACCTTGACCATTATCGATTGGGCATTGGCGATGATTAACGCTCAACGGGCTAAGCGAGGTGAAGAGGCTGTTGATATTAGCGCGATCGCCTTGGATGATCCGGCAACGTTTACTTTGCTAAACAAAGCAGAAACGACTGCCGTATTCCAGCTGGAGTCGCGTGGTATGAAGGATCTGATCAGTCGACTCCAGCCCGATAACTTAGAAGACATGATTGCTCTGGTGGCCTTGTTCCGCCCTGGGCCACTGCAATCGGGCATGGTTGATGACTTTATCAATCGTAAGCATGGTCGTGCCGAAGTGGCCTACCCCGACTCGAAGTATCAGCATGAGAAATTAAAGCCGATACTTGAGCCCACCTATGGCGTCATTGTTTACCAAGAACAAGTGATGCAGATTGCGCAGGAGCTTGCTGGCTACACCCTCGGTGGTGCAGATATGCTGCGTCGTGCGATGGGTAAAAAGAAGCCCGAAGAAATGGCAAAGCAGCGTTCGACGTTTGCTGAAGGTGCTGCTAGCCAAGGTATCGACCCTGATTTAGCAACCAAGATTTTTGACCTAGTAGAGAAATTCGCAGGTTATGGTTTTAACAAGAGTCACTCTGCCGCTTATGCGCTAGTCAGTTATCAGACTGCTTGGCTAAAAGCGCATTACCCTGCCCACTTTATGGCGGCGACCATGAGCTCCGATATGGATAAGACCGACAAGGTCGTTATCTTTATTGAAGAATGCCGCAATATGAAACTCAACCTATTACCCCCCGATGTCAATCGTGGCGAATTTCAGTTCACAGTTGATGATAATAACAATGTTATTTACGGCCTTGGGGCTATCAAAGGGCTTGGTGAGGGCCCAATTGAAAGCATACTTGAAGCGAGAAATGAAGGTGGGCCATTTAAAGATCTGTTTGATTTTTGTGATCGGGTGGACTTACGCAAGGTGAATAAGCGTGCTCTAGAAGCTTTAGTTCGAAGTGGAGCGGTTGATAATTTGGGCTCTGGTGCGGAGCTCGATTACGATCGGTCTATGATGAGTTCCGCGATACCCGAAGCGGTCAAAGCGGCGGAGCAAAGTGCTGCGAATGCCAATGCCGGAATGATGGATTTATTTGGTGAGGTCGTACCCGGTGCGGATGAACATAGTGACCCTTATGCTGAGTTTACCCGTGTTCGCCCATGGAGTATTAAAGAGCGATTAAACGGTGAGCGCGATACCTTGGGTTTATACCTTACTGGGCATCCGATTGACGAGTATGAAGATGAATTAAAGTACTTTGCTTCTAGTCGTTTGGTTGAGCTTAAGGCGGACAAAGCGAAACAAACAGTTTGCGGTTTGGTCGTAGCGTTTCGTGTGATGAAAACCAAGCGTGGTGACACCATGGCTTTTGTTACTTTGGACGATAGAACCGCACGCTTGGAGGTCGCTATTTTCTCGGATACTTATAATGAAAACCGTGAAAAACTGCAAAAAGATGCTCTACTGGTCATCGAAGGGCAGGTCAGTCGTGACGACTACAATGGCGGTCTTAAAATGCGTGCTGATGCCGTACGTGACTTTGCTGAAGCTCGTCAAAATAGACTGCAAGCGATCGAGGTCCAGCTTTATGCTGAGCAACTAGGACCTAGTTATGCCAAAGAGCTGGGTTCTGCAATACAGGAGTACGCCGGAGAGTGTCCAATACGTATTCGTTACCACCGAGACGATACCAGTATCGAGCTCGATCTAGGAGAGGCTTGGCGGGTGAATACCAGTGATGAATGCATCCATAATTTACGCTCTATTTATGGTGCTAAATCCGTGTCTTTACTCTACCGCTGA
- the accA gene encoding acetyl-CoA carboxylase carboxyl transferase subunit alpha yields the protein MNLDYLDFEQPIAELEGKIEELKLVGADNDINIGDEITRLQDKSLKLTENIYSDLSPWQVVQVARHPHRPYAADYIERIFDDWDELHGDRHFGDDHAIIGGIGRIGGKPVMVIGEEKGRSVKDKVYRNFGMPKPEGYRKALRLMEMAERFKLPVLTLIDTPGAYPGIDSEERGISESIAQNLAVMSRLRTPIICTVIGEGSSGGALAIGVGDQLNMLQYSTYFVISPEGCANIIWKTVEKAPLAAEAMGVTSTILEELGIVDETIPEPLGGAHRDIDAMAATLKERLLAQIDSFEGQDIDELLEKRYQRLMSYGNGPV from the coding sequence ATGAACCTCGATTATCTAGACTTTGAGCAGCCGATTGCTGAGCTTGAAGGCAAGATTGAAGAATTAAAGCTTGTTGGTGCAGATAACGACATCAACATTGGTGATGAAATTACGCGCTTACAAGATAAGAGCCTCAAACTCACCGAAAATATTTACTCTGACCTTAGTCCGTGGCAGGTCGTGCAAGTGGCTCGCCACCCTCATCGCCCTTATGCTGCGGATTATATCGAGCGTATCTTTGACGACTGGGATGAGCTACACGGTGATCGCCACTTTGGTGATGATCACGCGATCATTGGTGGTATTGGTCGTATAGGTGGCAAGCCCGTCATGGTTATTGGTGAAGAAAAAGGCCGCAGTGTTAAAGATAAGGTTTATCGCAATTTTGGTATGCCAAAGCCGGAAGGTTACCGCAAGGCATTGCGCCTTATGGAAATGGCTGAGCGTTTTAAGTTGCCTGTACTTACTCTAATTGATACTCCGGGAGCTTATCCTGGTATCGATTCTGAAGAGCGTGGCATTAGTGAATCTATCGCTCAAAACCTTGCTGTCATGTCGCGCTTACGTACGCCGATTATCTGTACGGTTATTGGTGAAGGTAGCTCCGGTGGTGCTTTGGCGATTGGTGTTGGTGATCAGCTTAATATGCTGCAGTACTCAACTTATTTTGTCATCTCGCCTGAAGGTTGCGCCAATATTATTTGGAAGACCGTTGAAAAAGCCCCGTTGGCGGCTGAAGCGATGGGGGTAACCTCAACGATTCTAGAAGAACTGGGTATTGTTGATGAGACTATTCCAGAGCCTTTGGGGGGCGCACATCGCGATATAGATGCGATGGCGGCAACGCTAAAAGAGCGTCTTCTTGCTCAAATTGACTCTTTTGAGGGGCAAGATATTGATGAGTTACTTGAAAAGCGTTATCAGCGCTTAATGAGTTATGGTAACGGGCCTGTTTGA
- a CDS encoding methyl-accepting chemotaxis protein: MFNLSVRRAVLIVVVGGVFAVGFISVASFLQLNQGINDYDQLLSEELQSAIETERLGLGFKTQVQEWKNVLLRGHTDSDREKYWQKFQAKQRDNQTLAASLLKRDLPAEARAKIESFKQEHARIFSLYKQGYQTFVRSDFDPTVGDSSVRGIDRGPAKDLSSAVNLLEELVAEHSNEISERAHSTINRGIAILVVAVLLVSVLSWHLVSSKISRPIYRLRGAINQIAAGDFSVSLPEPSTDEIGDVIRAVEVLQNKLLNSTENLLSTMQVLESADFKLAGATEKIQGATHEQYQRTDMVASAMTEMSASSREIADQAQEAAAASNEADQAATEGERTMARAIDTISHMKEHISSTTDVIRSLEQSTTQVGTVLDVIGGIAEQTNLLALNAAIEAARAGEQGRGFAVVADEVRTLAQRTQESTAEINQIIETVQGGVTEAVKAIETGQGQSEESMATVSATGESLTAIRAAIDRISSVNQFIAGSVQEQSTVSEDITEKITEIAGIANDSADQAAAVQAAADDVRSTREQLERVVNEIRHA; the protein is encoded by the coding sequence ATGTTTAATCTGAGTGTACGCAGGGCGGTGTTGATTGTTGTGGTCGGGGGCGTTTTTGCAGTTGGTTTTATCTCTGTAGCGAGTTTTCTACAGCTAAATCAAGGTATCAACGACTATGACCAGTTGCTAAGTGAAGAATTACAATCCGCTATTGAGACCGAGCGCTTGGGTTTGGGGTTTAAGACTCAGGTACAAGAGTGGAAAAATGTGCTTTTGCGCGGCCACACTGATAGCGACAGAGAAAAGTATTGGCAGAAGTTTCAAGCTAAACAGAGAGATAACCAAACTTTAGCCGCCTCGCTATTAAAAAGAGACTTACCTGCTGAAGCGAGAGCGAAGATTGAAAGCTTTAAGCAGGAGCACGCTCGTATATTTAGTTTGTACAAACAAGGTTATCAAACGTTTGTGAGATCTGATTTTGATCCGACGGTCGGCGATAGCAGTGTACGGGGGATTGATAGGGGGCCGGCTAAAGATTTGAGTTCTGCTGTTAATCTACTAGAGGAGCTGGTTGCAGAGCATTCAAACGAAATATCAGAGCGCGCCCACAGCACTATAAATAGAGGGATCGCTATTCTAGTTGTCGCGGTACTGCTGGTTTCCGTTTTGTCTTGGCACTTAGTTAGCTCCAAAATAAGTCGGCCTATTTATCGTTTGCGGGGGGCTATCAATCAGATTGCAGCGGGCGACTTTTCAGTCTCACTGCCAGAACCTAGTACGGATGAAATTGGTGATGTGATTCGTGCAGTGGAAGTATTGCAAAATAAGTTACTCAATTCGACAGAAAACCTGTTATCAACGATGCAGGTGCTTGAAAGTGCTGACTTTAAACTGGCTGGTGCAACTGAAAAGATCCAGGGAGCTACGCATGAACAATATCAACGTACAGATATGGTCGCATCGGCGATGACAGAGATGTCAGCAAGCTCTCGAGAAATTGCGGACCAAGCACAGGAAGCTGCTGCAGCCTCTAATGAAGCCGATCAAGCAGCCACAGAAGGTGAGCGTACGATGGCGCGAGCCATCGATACCATATCCCATATGAAGGAGCACATTAGTTCGACTACGGATGTGATTCGCAGTTTAGAGCAAAGTACAACTCAGGTTGGCACAGTGCTGGATGTCATCGGTGGTATTGCTGAGCAAACCAACCTACTTGCTTTGAATGCGGCGATTGAGGCCGCCCGCGCAGGAGAGCAAGGGCGAGGTTTTGCAGTTGTTGCCGATGAGGTAAGGACCTTAGCTCAGCGCACGCAAGAGAGTACGGCCGAGATTAACCAGATCATTGAGACGGTGCAAGGTGGTGTGACTGAGGCGGTTAAGGCGATTGAGACAGGCCAAGGACAGTCGGAAGAGAGCATGGCTACTGTCAGTGCGACAGGGGAGTCTCTCACGGCTATTCGAGCGGCAATTGATCGTATAAGTAGTGTCAATCAGTTTATAGCCGGCTCTGTGCAAGAGCAGAGTACAGTCAGTGAAGATATCACAGAGAAAATTACCGAAATAGCAGGCATAGCTAACGATAGCGCTGACCAAGCTGCTGCTGTGCAGGCTGCTGCGGATGATGTACGTTCAACTCGAGAACAGCTGGAGCGAGTGGTTAACGAAATTCGTCATGCTTAA